A single genomic interval of Malania oleifera isolate guangnan ecotype guangnan chromosome 11, ASM2987363v1, whole genome shotgun sequence harbors:
- the LOC131143460 gene encoding L-type lectin-domain containing receptor kinase S.4-like, translating to MFEGFKDAHPNISLGGSSTITSKGALELTNSSKYLIGHAFYSSPVHLFLNRSSSVNASSTTVSSFSTTFVFTIVPKDPETGGGHGIAFILAPSKQLRGSRFGQYLGIFGRENNGNSSNHILAVEFDTVQGFGVFNDINSNHVGIDINGLKSIASQPASYDVGNTHHRDTVKLESGKPIQAWIQYDGATKLINVTISPLFVPKPTKPLLSIHLGNLSHVLRDPMYVGFSSATGKLSSAHYILGWSFRVNEIAQSLNPARLPSPPTEIDSSKAKTAHFIGIGVASSAATIVLLVLLVFAYLCHLRSAKYKDNLEDWEQEFSHRFPYKDLFTATKGFKDSEILGSGGFGVVYKGVLPATKEDVAIKRISHNSKQGIREFAAEIESLGRMRHRHLIRLHGWCRRKDELLLVYDFMSNGSLDGVLFNDERCRVLDWKQRLMILRGIASSLLYLHEEWEQVVVHRDVKANNVLLDDSMEGRLGDFGLARLYEHGKNPGTTNVVGTLGYIAPELARTGKATTSCDVFSYGALLLEVACGRRSIEPSALLERVLLAEWVRRCWEEGEILAAADTRLGNMYVVEEMEMVLKLGLVCSQKAPEKRPSVRQVMRYLDHSDVLPGDVLPGILDVGGSRVLEGSSTSSVGFSGVNLDSLGSGRS from the coding sequence ATGTTTGAAGGGTTTAAAGACGCCCACCCCAACATAAGCCTCGGTGGTTCCTCTACCATAACATCAAAAGGAGCACTAGAGCTCACTAATTCCTCCAAATACCTCATCGGCCACGCCTTCTATTCGTCCCCAGTTCACCTCTTCCTTAACCGATCTTCTTCTGTGAACGCTAGCAGTACTACTGTCTCTTCTTTTAGCACCACTTTTGTTTTCACGATTGTCCCAAAAGACCCGGAAACTGGCGGTGGCCATGGCATAGCCTTCATATTAGCCCCATCAAAGCAACTCCGTGGATCTCGCTTCGGCCAATATCTCGGTATCTTTGGTCGAGAAAACAATGGTAACTCCTCAAACCATATTCTCGCGGTTGAGTTCGATACTGTTCAAGGGTTTGGTGTTTTTAACGACATAAATAGTAATCACGTCGGCATCGACATCAATGGCCTGAAGTCCATAGCATCACAACCAGCTTCCTATGATGTTGGAAACACCCATCACAGGGATACAGTGAAATTGGAGAGTGGAAAACCAATTCAGGCATGGATACAATACGATGGTGCTACCAAGCTCATTAATGTGACCATATCGCCTCTTTTTGTTCCAAAACCAACCAAACCTCTCTTGTCTATTCATCTGGGCAATCTATCTCATGTTCTAAGGGATCCCATGTATGTAGGCTTCTCTTCGGCGACCGGGAAGCTCTCGAGCGCACATTATATACTTGGATGGAGCTTTCGAGTTAATGAAATTGCGCAGTCACTAAATCCTGCTCGTCTTCCTTCTCCTCCGACAGAGATAGATTCTTCCAAAGCAAAAACAGCGCACTTCATTGGGATAGGAGTGGCATCTTCTGCTGCGACCATAGTCCTGTTAGTATTACTCGTGTTTGCATACTTGTGCCATTTACGGAGTGCAAAGTACAAAGACAATTTAGAGGATTGGGAACAAGAGTTCTCTCATAGGTTCCCATACAAGGATTTATTCACAGCCACCAAAGGGTTCAAAGACAGCGAAATCCTCGGTTCAGGAGGCTTCGGTGTTGTCTACAAGGGAGTCTTGCCAGCTACAAAAGAAGATGTCGCAATTAAAAGAATCTCCCACAATTCAAAACAAGGAATCCGAGAATTCGCAGCTGAAATAGAGAGCTTGGGGCGAATGCGGCACAGGCACCTGATCCGTCTCCATGGATGGTGCAGGCGCAAGGACGAGCTCCTTTTAGTCTACGACTTCATGTCCAATGGAAGCCTCGATGGTGTCCTCTTCAACGACGAAAGGTGCAGAGTCCTAGATTGGAAGCAGCGGTTAATGATCTTGCGGGGTATCGCTTCTTCGTTGTTGTACCTACACGAGGAATGGGAGCAAGTGGTTGTCCACAGAGATGTCAAGGCCAACAATGTGCTATTAGATGACTCCATGGAAGGAAGACTCGGAGACTTCGGGCTCGCAAGGCTATACGAGCACGGGAAGAACCCTGGCACAACGAACGTTGTGGGAACGTTGGGGTACATAGCCCCGGAGCTTGCACGCACGGGCAAAGCCACGACGAGTTGTGATGTGTTCTCTTATGGGGCTTTGCTGTTGGAGGTGGCGTGTGGGAGGAGGTCCATCGAGCCGAGTGCACTGTTAGAAAGGGTGTTGCTGGCGGAGTGGGTGAGGCGTTGTTGGGAGGAAGGTGAGATTCTTGCGGCGGCAGATACTAGGCTTGGGAATATGTATGTGGTTGAGGAAATGGAAATGGTGCTGAAGCTTGGTCTGGTTTGTTCTCAGAAGGCGCCAGAAAAGAGGCCAAGTGTGAGGCAGGTGATGAGATATCTTGACCATAGCGACGTGTTGCCCGGCGATGTTTTGCCGGGAATTCTTGATGTTGGTGGGAGTAGAGTGCTAGAGGGGTCGTCTACCTCGTCCGTTGGTTTTAGTGGTGTCAATTTGGATTCATTAGGAAGTGGTAGAAGCTGA